The Dioscorea cayenensis subsp. rotundata cultivar TDr96_F1 chromosome 19, TDr96_F1_v2_PseudoChromosome.rev07_lg8_w22 25.fasta, whole genome shotgun sequence genome includes a window with the following:
- the LOC120283273 gene encoding uncharacterized protein LOC120283273 — MELVENGGKKHHEIQEEKVMATSMTLNDYINIQIPSSENNELINHKQKRFLDFLKAHPSKEWFQKLGFIGRLSPFTFLRRSTSVSQPRPSVLTTEERRRRFRVPFVRKIDWPALIKYCKNWAKHPSNIAMLVWLSFVAVGIIILGLLMLGLLNGALSKSERTRWTEILNQVLNALFTIMCLYQHPRLFHHLVLLYNWRSSDIAELRKLYCKTPFRRPNERAHITFVVILLHITCISQYALCALYWGFTSKTRPDWAENLFIGVGIAAPVIAFLYTTYSPLGKKYESETDEENSEPAVNMVKLGSKRVVITNPEWIGGLYDIRDDMTVTYLSFFCTVCVFGWNMERLGFGNMYVHIVTFILLLLAPFLVFTVAALNINNEGIKYTVEIIGILLCFLGLLYGGFWRSQMRKKFKLPKSLFCSGNATMGDFMQWLFCWSCSLAQEVRTGNFYDVEDDSFCMKEEESARPELAPLPREAVVSPVMEMKKDGGGLDVLPVSVGGSSVGKDEALRPPLQPLIDMEVVVQPSKN; from the coding sequence ATGGAACTGGTTGAGAATGGAGGCAAGAAGCATCATGAGATTCAAGAAGAGAAAGTAATGGCGACAAGCATGACACTAAACGATTACATCAACATTCAAATCCCTTCTTCAGAGAACAATGAGCTGATCAACCACAAACAAAAGAGATTCTTAGACTTCCTCAAAGCTCATCCGTCCAAAGAATGGTTTCAAAAACTCGGTTTCATCGGCAGACTATCACCCTTCACATTTCTCCGGCGGTCGACAAGCGTTTCACAACCCCGTCCCTCAGTACTCACCACCGAAGAAAGACGTCGCCGCTTCCGTGTGCCTTTCGTCCGAAAGATCGACTGGCCTGCATTGATAAAATACTGTAAGAACTGGGCCAAGCATCCGTCAAACATCGCAATGCTGGTTTGGCTCTCATTCGTCGCTGTCGGTATTATAATCCTCGGCCTTCTAATGTTGGGCTTGCTCAATGGAGCCTTATCAAAATCAGAGAGGACTCGTTGGACGGAAATCCTGAACCAAGTCCTCAATGCACTCTTCACCATCATGTGTCTCTACCAACATCCAAGATTATTCCACCACTTGGTTCTCCTCTACAACTGGAGATCCTCAGACATTGCTGAGCTGAGAAAGTTGTATTGCAAGACACCATTTCGCCGGCCAAACGAAAGAGCTCATATAACATTCGTTGTGATACTTCTCCACATAACGTGCATATCTCAATACGCCTTATGCGCGCTCTACTGGGGTTTCACCAGCAAAACACGCCCAGACTGGGCTGAAAACCTCTTCATTGGCGTTGGTATCGCCGCACCGGTTATCGCCTTTTTGTATACAACTTACAGTCCATTAGGGAAGAAGTATGAGTCAGAGACAGATGAAGAAAACTCAGAACCAGCAGTGAACATGGTGAAGCTAGGCAGTAAGAGGGTGGTGATCACTAACCCAGAGTGGATTGGAGGGTTGTATGATATCAGGGATGATATGACAGTGACTTACCTCTCCTTCTTCTGCACCGTTTGTGTGTTTGGATGGAACATGGAGAGGCTTGGATTTGGCAACATGTATGTTCACATTGTCACTTTCATTCTCCTGCTTCTTGCTCCTTTCTTGGTGTTCACTGTGGCAGCTCTGAATATCAATAATGAGGGTATAAAGTACACTGTGGAGATCATTGGGATTCTGCTTTGCTTTCTTGGATTGTTGTATGGAGGGTTTTGGAGATCACAAATGAGGAAAAAGTTTAAGCTTCCAAAGAGTTTGTTTTGCAGTGGGAATGCAACTATGGGTGATTTCATGCAATGGCTTTTCTGCTGGTCTTGTTCTTTGGCTCAAGAAGTGAGGACTGGGAACTTTTATGATGTTGAGGACGATAGTTTTTGTatgaaggaggaggagagtgcCCGACCGGAGTTGGCTCCGTTACCGAGAGAGGCTGTGGTTTCTCCGGTGATGGAGATGAAGAAAGATGGTGGTGGCTTGGATGTTTTGCCAGTCAGTGTTGGTGGTTCTAGTGTTGGGAAAGATGAAGCTCTGAGACCACCTCTTCAACCTTTGATAGATATGGAGGTTGTGGTTCAGCCGAGCAAGAACTGA